In Synechococcus sp. CC9616, the following are encoded in one genomic region:
- a CDS encoding ligase-associated DNA damage response exonuclease — translation MIERTAEGLYCRAADAWVDPWRPVSRALITHAHADHARPGCGEYWAVATSEGVLRQRLGQDITLHPVSYGETFWLNQCRVSFHSAGHVLGSAQIRLEAEGTVWVVSGDYKRDDDPSCAPFEPVPCDVLITEATFGMPIYRWKSGAEVARQIRDWWQGDQSRPSLLFCYAFGKAQRLLAELKAIGVDDEVLLHGAVETVTRHYRDAEVAMTPSRPVSELPRNESLAGRLVLAPPSAHRSSWMRRFKHPQTAFASGWMAVRGARRRRGYERGFVLSDHADWPGLIRTVKQSGAQKVYVTHGQSDVLARYLRETEGIDAEPLDTLFEGESD, via the coding sequence TTGATCGAGCGCACGGCTGAGGGGTTGTACTGCAGGGCAGCCGACGCCTGGGTCGATCCATGGCGTCCTGTATCGCGGGCACTCATCACCCATGCCCATGCCGACCATGCCCGTCCTGGCTGCGGTGAGTACTGGGCTGTGGCAACAAGCGAAGGCGTCCTGCGTCAGCGACTCGGTCAGGACATCACGCTGCATCCTGTCTCCTACGGGGAGACGTTCTGGCTGAATCAGTGCAGGGTGTCGTTCCACAGTGCCGGCCATGTGCTCGGCTCCGCTCAGATCCGTCTGGAAGCTGAGGGAACGGTCTGGGTGGTGAGCGGCGATTACAAACGCGATGACGATCCCAGCTGCGCGCCCTTCGAACCGGTGCCTTGCGATGTGCTGATCACAGAAGCCACCTTCGGCATGCCGATCTACCGATGGAAGAGCGGCGCTGAGGTGGCTCGGCAGATCCGTGACTGGTGGCAAGGAGATCAAAGTCGACCGTCACTGCTGTTCTGCTACGCATTCGGCAAAGCCCAACGCCTTCTGGCAGAACTCAAGGCGATCGGTGTCGACGACGAAGTCCTGCTCCATGGAGCCGTTGAGACAGTCACCCGCCACTACCGCGATGCCGAGGTGGCGATGACGCCGAGTCGTCCCGTCAGTGAGCTTCCCCGGAACGAGTCTCTGGCCGGACGCCTGGTGCTGGCACCTCCATCGGCGCACCGATCGAGTTGGATGCGTCGTTTCAAGCATCCCCAAACCGCCTTCGCCTCAGGCTGGATGGCCGTGCGTGGAGCGCGCAGACGACGGGGATACGAACGAGGTTTCGTGCTGAGTGATCATGCCGACTGGCCGGGCCTGATCCGCACCGTGAAGCAGAGCGGAGCACAAAAGGTGTACGTCACCCACGGCCAGAGCGACGTTCTGGCGCGCTATCTCCGTGAGACGGAGGGCATCGATGCTGAGCCACTGGACACCCTGTTCGAGGGTGAAAGCGACTGA
- a CDS encoding YdcF family protein, which produces MGYLLSKLLPLLVLPLGLSLVCLALALVFRWRWPLMVAVGLLWVFSTGAVSQLLWRGIEGTQIRRSAASAPRADAIVVLSGGRHAAPGDARIIEWHDPDRFLAGVDLFKVGRAPRLLFTGGQSPFHPGLLPEGTLYLKEAKGLGIPESAMASTGPVVNTAEEAVAVRTLMPRPQNRVLLVTRVFHMRRAQRLFERQGFEVVPFPVDFKTSGPWSGGVWRNPMQWVPRAASLEDSSVALREYLGRLVYRTW; this is translated from the coding sequence ATGGGATACCTGCTCTCGAAGCTGCTGCCGCTCCTGGTTCTTCCCCTCGGCCTCAGCCTCGTCTGTTTGGCGTTGGCTCTGGTGTTCCGCTGGCGCTGGCCGCTGATGGTTGCTGTTGGGCTGCTCTGGGTGTTCAGTACCGGTGCGGTGTCCCAGCTGTTGTGGCGAGGGATCGAGGGCACTCAGATCCGCCGGAGCGCAGCCTCAGCGCCGCGAGCTGATGCCATCGTTGTTCTCAGTGGCGGACGCCATGCAGCGCCTGGCGATGCACGGATCATCGAATGGCACGATCCCGATCGCTTCCTTGCCGGTGTTGATCTTTTCAAGGTTGGCCGTGCCCCCCGCTTGTTGTTCACCGGCGGACAGAGTCCGTTTCATCCAGGCCTTCTACCCGAGGGGACGCTGTATCTCAAAGAAGCCAAAGGTCTGGGGATTCCGGAGTCCGCGATGGCCTCGACAGGTCCTGTTGTGAACACTGCCGAAGAAGCGGTCGCCGTTCGAACCTTGATGCCTCGACCACAGAACCGGGTCTTGCTGGTGACCAGGGTGTTTCACATGAGGCGCGCGCAGCGATTGTTTGAGCGTCAGGGCTTTGAGGTTGTGCCCTTCCCTGTGGATTTCAAAACCAGTGGTCCCTGGTCCGGAGGTGTCTGGCGGAATCCCATGCAGTGGGTTCCGCGCGCGGCCAGCCTTGAAGACAGCTCGGTGGCGTTGCGGGAGTATCTCGGTCGCCTCGTCTACCGCACCTGGTGA
- a CDS encoding ATP-dependent DNA ligase: MQAFQALFDRLDQLTGTNAKVSALAEHFSSVPAEDAAWALTLLLGKRRRRLITGRRLREVLQERTGLPEWLIADCHGQVGDSAETLSLLWPEVRDRLAPIKCDLPTTATTQPLHWWMTTLLPHISSLQGEEQADAVLALWQRLPEDLHFIVNKLLTGGFRVGVSTGLISRSVAQAFELEESLIVQRLMGGFDPSADAFHRLTALADAQEQRSSGTPYPFFLASPLEPDRLREDPPEHWQLEWKWDGIRGQLIHRGTGVYLWSRGEELVNDSFPELVDVGAALPDGSVLDGEIICWAEQEDAPLGFDVLQRRLGRKQVGATLRRECPTRFIAYDLLENQGRDVRSEPLRQRRQQLDILLKQIDHPEKWRLSASPCWPLGSWQDLDQERESARLRRAEGLMLKRVESPYLAGRKRGHWWKHKLEPMTLDAVLLYAQAGSGRRANLFTDYTFGLWSEAEEPQLVTFAKAYSGLNDAEILELDRWIRRNTVQRFGPARSVKAELVFEIGFEGIHPSKRHKSGLAVRFPRILRWRRDKPVEEADCLSAAQNLIDQR, from the coding sequence ATGCAAGCCTTTCAGGCCCTGTTCGACCGGCTGGACCAGCTGACGGGAACCAACGCCAAGGTGAGCGCACTCGCAGAGCATTTCAGCTCAGTCCCAGCTGAAGATGCCGCCTGGGCCCTGACCTTGCTGCTGGGCAAGCGACGGCGACGGTTGATCACGGGACGCCGCCTGCGGGAGGTGTTGCAGGAACGCACCGGCCTGCCGGAGTGGTTGATCGCCGACTGTCACGGCCAGGTTGGTGATTCCGCTGAAACACTCAGCCTGCTCTGGCCGGAGGTCAGGGATCGCCTGGCACCGATCAAGTGCGACCTGCCGACAACGGCCACGACCCAACCACTCCACTGGTGGATGACCACACTTCTGCCCCACATCAGCAGTCTGCAGGGAGAGGAGCAGGCCGATGCGGTTCTGGCGCTGTGGCAACGGCTGCCGGAGGACCTGCACTTCATCGTCAACAAGCTGCTCACCGGTGGCTTCCGCGTCGGTGTGTCCACCGGACTGATCAGCCGCAGCGTGGCTCAGGCCTTCGAGCTGGAGGAAAGCCTGATCGTGCAGCGATTGATGGGAGGTTTTGACCCGTCCGCCGATGCATTTCATCGTCTCACCGCCCTCGCCGATGCACAGGAACAACGCAGCAGTGGGACGCCCTATCCCTTTTTTCTGGCCAGTCCGCTGGAACCGGATCGGCTCCGTGAGGATCCCCCAGAACACTGGCAGCTGGAATGGAAATGGGATGGCATCCGTGGTCAGCTGATCCACCGCGGGACTGGGGTCTATCTGTGGAGTCGGGGGGAGGAACTCGTCAACGACAGCTTTCCGGAACTGGTGGACGTTGGTGCAGCTCTGCCCGATGGCTCGGTGCTCGACGGTGAAATCATCTGCTGGGCCGAACAGGAGGATGCACCTCTGGGATTTGACGTGCTGCAACGACGTCTCGGGCGCAAGCAGGTGGGAGCAACATTGCGGCGTGAATGCCCGACGCGCTTCATTGCCTACGACCTGCTGGAGAACCAGGGCAGGGACGTTCGATCAGAACCGCTGAGACAACGTCGACAACAGCTCGACATCCTGCTGAAGCAAATCGATCACCCGGAAAAGTGGCGGTTGTCGGCGAGTCCATGTTGGCCACTGGGCAGCTGGCAAGATCTCGATCAGGAGCGAGAGAGCGCGCGCCTGCGGCGGGCCGAGGGACTGATGTTGAAACGGGTCGAGTCCCCCTACCTCGCCGGTCGCAAACGGGGGCATTGGTGGAAGCACAAGCTGGAGCCGATGACCCTGGATGCGGTTCTGCTGTACGCCCAGGCAGGCAGTGGCCGTCGCGCCAATCTGTTCACCGACTACACCTTTGGGCTATGGAGTGAAGCCGAAGAGCCTCAACTGGTGACGTTCGCCAAGGCCTATTCAGGCCTCAATGACGCAGAGATCCTGGAGCTGGATCGCTGGATTCGGCGCAACACGGTGCAGCGTTTTGGACCGGCCAGGTCGGTGAAGGCGGAGCTGGTTTTTGAAATCGGCTTCGAAGGAATTCATCCCTCCAAACGCCACAAATCAGGTCTGGCTGTTCGATTCCCAAGAATTCTGCGTTGGAGACGCGATAAACCAGTCGAGGAAGCTGACTGCCTCAGTGCGGCGCAGAATCTGATTGATCAGCGATAA
- a CDS encoding alpha-amylase family glycosyl hydrolase: MPTLSSNLVSDLKHHLFDSPVDFRSEVIYFLIVDRFHDGHDAAGDVEGSEQEDSKGLFDRSRQDWGKYWGGNLQGVINKIDYLKELGVTALWLSPLFEQVSDLQFSRAPMHGYWTRDFKRINPRFVKVGESNSIAESPTLKRLVDACHAAGIKVVLDIVCNHSSPEINGSKGVVLDDGVLLADFNNDQNAFYYHEGEITDWEDEYQLIHQEMMGLATFNEKNIEYRKYIKSAVQKWLDAGIDALRVDTLKHMPIWFWQEFTTAMKAHKPGLFMFGEYGFSKPWEQRSVDYVNNIGMSILDFGLCDGIRFCFSGQEPGGFHQVERVLFYDRVYHRANELVTFIDNHDMPRFLSIVPDSRKLDLALVMLMTLRGVPCLFYGTEQYLNNSTSGGQDPYNRPMMESWDTNSHSYKLVQTLLTLRNQNQALAMGAHHTAWINDDFFLYTRNFRDSAVMVMVNKSDQDHVVNAENIQMPNGDYTCLITGYPVTIADGRLQSYSVHGNSAMVISAEGVPVQAPLVAVFQINGFETQPGQSLAIIGDCDELGDWDHAKAYGMEYVNDNTWTATVGFDRPEASVLNFKFIVLQANGEPIVEYLINRKTVLPQNGRIAINCFWNTPN; this comes from the coding sequence GTGCCCACTCTCTCCTCCAATCTTGTATCCGATCTCAAGCACCACCTGTTTGATTCACCGGTCGACTTCCGGTCAGAGGTGATTTATTTCCTGATCGTTGATCGTTTTCATGATGGTCACGACGCTGCTGGTGATGTTGAGGGCTCAGAACAAGAGGATTCCAAGGGACTGTTTGATCGATCACGTCAGGACTGGGGAAAGTATTGGGGCGGCAACCTGCAGGGAGTTATTAACAAGATTGATTATCTTAAGGAGCTGGGAGTCACTGCCCTTTGGTTGTCACCTTTGTTTGAGCAAGTGAGTGATCTCCAGTTCAGTCGCGCACCAATGCATGGTTACTGGACGCGTGATTTCAAACGAATCAATCCTCGATTTGTCAAAGTAGGGGAGTCAAATAGTATTGCTGAATCGCCAACGCTGAAGCGTTTGGTGGATGCATGCCATGCTGCTGGGATCAAAGTTGTTCTGGATATTGTCTGTAACCATAGTTCCCCTGAGATTAACGGAAGCAAGGGTGTTGTGCTTGATGATGGTGTGCTTTTGGCCGATTTCAACAATGATCAAAATGCTTTTTATTATCACGAGGGTGAGATCACCGACTGGGAAGATGAGTATCAGCTGATCCACCAGGAAATGATGGGTCTGGCGACGTTCAATGAGAAAAATATTGAATATCGAAAGTATATTAAGTCTGCAGTTCAGAAGTGGTTGGATGCAGGTATTGATGCCTTGAGGGTGGATACACTCAAGCATATGCCGATTTGGTTTTGGCAGGAATTCACGACGGCGATGAAGGCTCACAAGCCTGGTTTGTTCATGTTTGGGGAATATGGATTCAGTAAGCCTTGGGAGCAGCGTTCGGTTGACTATGTAAACAATATCGGGATGTCTATTCTCGATTTTGGTTTATGTGATGGTATCCGCTTCTGCTTCTCCGGACAGGAGCCTGGAGGTTTCCATCAGGTTGAGAGAGTGTTGTTTTACGACCGTGTTTATCACCGAGCCAATGAGTTGGTGACATTTATTGACAACCACGACATGCCGCGGTTCCTGTCGATTGTTCCTGACTCTCGCAAGCTCGATCTTGCCCTTGTCATGTTAATGACGCTCCGAGGTGTTCCTTGTTTGTTCTATGGCACTGAGCAATACCTCAACAACAGCACCAGTGGAGGTCAGGATCCCTATAACCGTCCGATGATGGAGTCTTGGGATACCAACAGTCACTCCTATAAGTTGGTGCAAACTCTGCTCACGCTTCGGAATCAAAATCAGGCTTTGGCCATGGGTGCTCATCACACCGCCTGGATCAATGACGATTTCTTTTTGTATACCAGAAACTTCCGCGATTCCGCCGTCATGGTGATGGTGAACAAGAGTGATCAAGACCATGTTGTTAACGCCGAAAATATTCAGATGCCAAATGGTGATTACACCTGTTTGATTACCGGTTATCCGGTCACGATCGCCGATGGGCGCTTGCAGAGTTACAGCGTTCATGGCAATTCGGCCATGGTGATCAGTGCTGAGGGGGTGCCTGTCCAGGCTCCTCTTGTTGCTGTTTTCCAGATCAATGGATTTGAAACCCAGCCTGGCCAGTCACTCGCCATCATTGGTGACTGTGATGAATTAGGTGATTGGGACCATGCCAAGGCCTATGGCATGGAGTACGTCAATGACAACACCTGGACTGCCACCGTTGGCTTTGATCGGCCTGAGGCGTCTGTGCTCAACTTCAAGTTCATTGTTCTTCAGGCCAATGGAGAACCGATCGTGGAATATCTGATCAATCGCAAGACGGTGCTTCCTCAGAATGGCCGGATCGCAATCAATTGTTTTTGGAATACACCCAACTGA
- a CDS encoding ligase-associated DNA damage response DEXH box helicase, which yields MAQALDQQSTTATTIERISLEPIQTWFDQKGWTPLPFQQNTWQAYLAGASGLIQVPTGSGKTLAAVMGPIARMLADEPGRKGIRLLYLPPLRALSRDLTLAIQEPIQAMQWPLRVGTRNGDSSSSERSKQLRSPPQILVTTPESLTLLLSNPKGEALFESLDTVVLDEWHELMGSKRGSQTELCLSWLRQQRPQLQTWAISATIGNLEQAARHALGVDTEPVIITGAPARATEIRSLLPDSIDGFPWAGHLGLRMYEQLVGAMNPGISTLLFTNTRNQSERWFQCLRFACPEMDGALALHHSAIDRSEREAIEASVKAGDIRWVVCTSSLDLGVDFQPVEQVVQIGSPKNLARLLQRAGRSAHLPGGTSQVLFMPTNALELLELSAVRRGLQEGLVEQRKPPIAPLDVLLQHLTGLACGSGFNPENTLQTIRTAAAFEGLSDEQWQWCLRFLKDGGECLAAYPRYRKLEWDNESKRFRIRESAIARLHRLNIGTITAAPAITVRFVRGAVLGHVEETFIGQLKPKDVFFFSGRQLEFVRLRDMTAYVKVSTKKSRTVPAWAGGQMALSDLLTHHLRAEVDRAGRGELDTPELQALQPLLERQQDLSVLPRADQLLVETCTTREGSHLYAYPFEGRFVHEGIGFLWAARLTQLERGTITVSVNDYGFELLAPKGYPMAELLEDHHDELLNADHLEKDLEKALNLSELRRRRFRAIAQIAGLMNRGFPGSSKSTGQLQISASLLFDVFERHETGNLLLEQARREVLDEQLELSRLKTALERAKAQEFLHAETPRPGPLAFPLLVERLNNRMSNESVLERVQRMKDEAFRREG from the coding sequence ATGGCTCAAGCGCTGGATCAGCAATCAACTACAGCAACGACGATCGAGCGGATCTCACTTGAGCCGATCCAGACCTGGTTCGATCAAAAAGGCTGGACGCCGCTGCCATTCCAACAAAACACCTGGCAGGCCTACCTGGCGGGAGCCAGTGGTCTGATCCAGGTGCCCACAGGCTCGGGCAAGACCCTCGCAGCCGTGATGGGCCCGATCGCGCGAATGCTCGCTGATGAACCCGGGCGGAAAGGAATTCGACTGTTGTACCTCCCCCCCCTGCGCGCCCTCAGCCGTGATCTAACCCTGGCGATCCAGGAGCCGATCCAGGCAATGCAATGGCCATTGCGGGTCGGCACCCGCAATGGCGACAGCTCCAGTAGTGAACGCAGCAAGCAACTCCGCTCGCCGCCGCAGATCCTGGTGACGACTCCGGAATCCCTGACCCTGCTGCTGAGCAATCCCAAGGGCGAAGCCCTGTTTGAGTCGCTCGACACGGTGGTGCTCGACGAATGGCACGAATTGATGGGCAGCAAGCGTGGCAGTCAGACAGAGCTCTGCCTCAGCTGGCTGCGGCAACAACGTCCTCAGCTGCAAACCTGGGCGATCAGCGCCACGATCGGCAATCTCGAGCAGGCGGCGCGCCATGCCCTTGGCGTGGACACCGAGCCGGTGATCATCACCGGTGCGCCAGCGCGCGCCACTGAAATTCGCAGCCTGCTGCCGGACTCCATCGATGGATTTCCCTGGGCGGGTCACCTGGGGCTGCGCATGTACGAACAGCTCGTTGGAGCGATGAACCCAGGCATCAGCACACTGTTGTTCACCAACACGCGCAACCAGTCGGAGCGATGGTTTCAGTGCCTGCGTTTTGCCTGTCCAGAAATGGACGGTGCCCTGGCACTGCACCACAGCGCCATCGATCGCAGTGAACGGGAAGCGATCGAGGCCTCGGTGAAAGCGGGAGACATCCGCTGGGTGGTTTGCACGAGCTCCCTGGATCTTGGTGTGGACTTCCAGCCTGTGGAGCAGGTGGTGCAGATCGGCAGCCCAAAGAATCTGGCGCGCCTGCTGCAACGGGCCGGCCGCTCGGCCCATCTTCCAGGTGGCACGTCCCAGGTGTTGTTCATGCCCACCAATGCCCTGGAACTCCTGGAACTGAGTGCCGTCCGGCGAGGCCTCCAGGAAGGTCTGGTGGAACAACGCAAACCACCCATCGCACCGTTGGATGTGCTGCTGCAACACCTCACCGGACTCGCCTGCGGTTCAGGATTCAACCCTGAAAACACCCTCCAGACGATCCGCACTGCAGCCGCCTTCGAAGGGCTTAGCGATGAACAATGGCAATGGTGTTTGCGCTTCTTGAAAGACGGAGGCGAATGTCTGGCGGCCTACCCCCGTTACAGGAAGCTGGAATGGGATAACGAGTCGAAGCGGTTTCGGATTCGAGAGTCCGCGATCGCAAGGTTGCATCGGCTCAACATCGGCACGATCACGGCAGCGCCAGCGATCACAGTGCGCTTCGTGCGTGGCGCCGTCCTCGGCCACGTGGAGGAAACCTTCATCGGCCAGCTGAAACCCAAAGATGTGTTCTTTTTCTCCGGCCGACAACTCGAGTTCGTACGGCTACGGGATATGACGGCCTACGTGAAAGTGAGCACGAAAAAAAGCCGAACCGTGCCGGCCTGGGCTGGCGGCCAGATGGCCCTCTCCGATCTGCTTACGCATCACCTGCGCGCTGAAGTGGATCGGGCGGGACGTGGTGAACTCGACACCCCGGAGCTGCAGGCTCTTCAACCGTTGCTGGAGCGTCAGCAGGATCTGTCTGTTTTGCCAAGAGCCGATCAACTGCTGGTGGAAACATGCACCACGAGGGAAGGTAGCCATCTCTACGCCTACCCATTCGAAGGCCGTTTCGTCCACGAAGGAATCGGCTTTCTCTGGGCTGCGCGGCTTACCCAGCTGGAACGCGGCACGATCACCGTTTCGGTGAACGACTACGGCTTCGAGCTGTTGGCTCCAAAGGGCTACCCAATGGCCGAACTGCTCGAGGATCATCACGACGAACTGCTGAATGCCGATCACCTTGAAAAGGATCTAGAGAAAGCCCTCAACCTCTCCGAACTACGGCGGCGACGGTTCAGGGCAATCGCTCAGATTGCAGGACTGATGAATCGCGGATTTCCAGGATCCAGCAAAAGCACCGGACAACTGCAGATCAGCGCATCACTGTTGTTTGACGTGTTCGAACGTCATGAGACCGGCAATCTGCTGCTGGAACAGGCTCGCCGTGAAGTTCTGGACGAGCAGCTCGAACTCTCGAGGCTAAAGACGGCCCTCGAGCGTGCAAAAGCCCAGGAGTTTCTCCACGCTGAAACGCCAAGACCAGGCCCGTTGGCCTTCCCTTTACTCGTGGAACGACTCAACAACCGCATGAGCAACGAATCAGTTCTTGAGCGGGTTCAGCGGATGAAAGACGAAGCATTCCGCAGGGAGGGTTGA
- a CDS encoding histidine phosphatase family protein translates to MLKKAACIAALALMAACSSESVSDQTGNDSATQEQPAAQSSGVEDYEVNETTISGEQRNADFVNKLEDEQLAGDLRDGGYVIYVRHAKTDKDWGDQVSPDLNLTDCSTQRQLSADGKADAKMIGEGIKTAGIPVGEVISSEYCRAFNTAELAFGKHTKNQDLNFLPCVECTPEDYKKYADRVSPLLSETPEQGTNTFLVGHDDPFQGVTMSVEPPNGIYPEPMGVAYVVKPMGDGKFELIAKILPSQWQELAEL, encoded by the coding sequence ATGCTTAAGAAAGCTGCATGCATTGCTGCTCTTGCGCTGATGGCTGCATGTTCTTCCGAGTCGGTGAGTGACCAAACTGGCAACGACTCTGCAACGCAGGAACAACCTGCTGCTCAATCATCAGGTGTTGAAGATTATGAAGTGAATGAAACTACCATTTCAGGCGAACAGAGAAATGCAGACTTTGTCAACAAACTCGAAGACGAGCAGCTGGCCGGTGATTTGCGTGACGGTGGCTATGTGATTTACGTAAGACATGCCAAAACCGACAAAGACTGGGGCGATCAGGTCAGCCCCGATCTGAATCTCACGGATTGCAGTACTCAGCGACAATTGAGTGCTGATGGTAAAGCAGATGCAAAAATGATCGGTGAGGGAATTAAAACGGCTGGGATCCCAGTTGGTGAGGTGATTTCAAGTGAATATTGTCGTGCATTCAATACTGCCGAATTGGCATTTGGAAAACATACAAAAAATCAAGATCTAAACTTTTTGCCGTGCGTTGAATGTACCCCTGAAGATTACAAAAAATATGCTGACCGGGTTTCTCCACTGCTTTCTGAAACACCGGAGCAGGGCACCAACACGTTCCTTGTTGGTCACGATGATCCCTTCCAGGGCGTGACGATGAGCGTTGAGCCTCCTAATGGGATTTACCCAGAACCAATGGGAGTTGCTTATGTCGTGAAGCCAATGGGTGATGGGAAATTTGAACTCATTGCCAAGATTCTTCCATCCCAATGGCAAGAGCTTGCTGAACTCTGA
- a CDS encoding methylglyoxal synthase, whose amino-acid sequence MGTDELTEFLMANSVLPENFSKEEIAAFAEQLNVEEYPAGETLMREGTPACSLMLLISGEVRRMLGDVELDLLHAGEFIGKSMLTDEGSHYANVVATEPVVVGHLTIEHYGLLVEAAPVASRKFKQYFSDIHIQEMHEKQGLSFVDQRSYLGLVAHNEMKESLMLFARTHAEKLKRFHLVATGTTGIKLYQEVGLMISKKLASGPLGGDQAIGKMISENNIKGLIFFRDPLSPHPHHADIEALGRLCDVYQVPMATNPGGAAALLNFLLIDHPEEPAIPNRVLEKYRNAQKKVVAQPAQ is encoded by the coding sequence ATGGGAACTGACGAGCTCACAGAATTTCTGATGGCCAACAGCGTTCTTCCAGAGAACTTTTCCAAGGAGGAGATCGCTGCATTTGCCGAGCAACTCAACGTGGAGGAATATCCGGCTGGTGAGACGTTGATGCGAGAGGGCACACCTGCCTGCAGCCTGATGCTGCTGATTTCTGGAGAGGTGCGTCGCATGCTTGGCGATGTGGAACTTGATCTGCTCCATGCCGGTGAGTTCATCGGCAAAAGCATGCTTACCGATGAAGGCAGCCACTACGCCAATGTTGTGGCCACGGAACCAGTAGTGGTTGGACATCTGACGATCGAGCATTACGGATTACTGGTGGAAGCGGCGCCGGTAGCTTCGCGAAAATTCAAGCAATATTTCTCAGACATTCATATCCAGGAGATGCACGAAAAACAGGGACTCAGTTTTGTCGATCAGCGCAGCTACCTCGGCCTTGTGGCACACAACGAGATGAAAGAGAGCCTGATGCTGTTCGCGCGCACCCACGCCGAGAAACTCAAACGCTTTCATCTCGTAGCCACTGGTACCACTGGAATCAAGTTGTATCAGGAAGTGGGACTGATGATCTCCAAGAAACTGGCATCTGGACCACTTGGAGGGGATCAAGCGATTGGCAAGATGATTTCGGAAAACAACATCAAAGGCCTGATCTTCTTTCGTGATCCTCTCTCCCCCCATCCCCACCATGCAGATATCGAGGCATTAGGTCGCCTCTGTGATGTCTATCAGGTGCCGATGGCCACCAACCCCGGGGGAGCAGCTGCTCTGCTCAATTTCCTGCTCATCGACCACCCGGAGGAGCCTGCCATCCCTAACCGCGTGCTGGAGAAGTACAGGAATGCTCAGAAAAAGGTGGTGGCGCAGCCGGCTCAGTGA
- the chrA gene encoding chromate efflux transporter, which produces MSSSAISTWPAFVGLFLRIGALGFGGPQAHIALLRNEIVDNRRWVDREQFDEGLGLCEALPGPASSQMAIYTGWMLHGWVGGMVGGTCFLLPGLLTVLALSELWRRGQNIPSFTTTLQTLQPVIAAIIWSFAWKVLSKRRARWQIATAGLVMAGMLLKVFAAVPLPVGLLLLLAGLSRLISNHPTRTKGSIHGAGLILPALSQQLPLPLGLAAGASAGATGLLASLFSVFFKAGLLVFGGGLVIIPLLEQQVVDLGWLDPSGFLDGVAIGQISPGPVVLTSSFVGYQAGWAEAGLSTAFLGAAAATLGIFLPSFLFILVGTPILQRLRRQPQVQTFLSGLTAGVPGAVGGAALPLTLTALQTGEALIQVPLFCAALSLSVSNRMQPLPLIGITLLIGVLFGWLT; this is translated from the coding sequence ATGAGCTCTTCAGCGATCAGCACCTGGCCGGCATTTGTCGGCCTTTTTCTCCGCATCGGGGCCCTCGGTTTCGGAGGGCCCCAGGCGCATATTGCGCTGCTGCGCAACGAGATTGTTGATAACAGGCGATGGGTGGATCGAGAGCAGTTCGATGAAGGGCTTGGTCTTTGTGAAGCCCTTCCAGGGCCGGCATCCAGCCAGATGGCGATCTACACCGGCTGGATGCTGCATGGCTGGGTCGGCGGCATGGTTGGCGGCACCTGCTTTCTGCTGCCGGGGCTCCTGACTGTGCTGGCACTGAGTGAGCTGTGGCGCAGGGGACAAAACATCCCAAGCTTCACCACGACCCTGCAGACCCTGCAACCGGTCATCGCCGCCATCATCTGGTCGTTTGCCTGGAAAGTGCTCAGCAAACGCAGGGCTCGCTGGCAGATCGCGACGGCTGGGCTTGTGATGGCAGGAATGCTGCTGAAAGTGTTCGCTGCCGTGCCGTTGCCGGTTGGTCTGCTGCTGCTGCTCGCCGGCCTCAGTCGTTTGATCTCGAATCACCCCACGCGTACAAAAGGTTCTATCCATGGAGCCGGGTTGATCCTGCCGGCCTTGTCACAGCAACTTCCATTGCCGCTGGGACTGGCCGCTGGAGCCAGTGCCGGAGCGACCGGCCTGCTGGCCAGCCTGTTCAGTGTTTTTTTCAAAGCCGGGCTGCTGGTGTTTGGCGGCGGGCTGGTGATCATTCCGCTCCTGGAGCAGCAGGTGGTGGACCTGGGCTGGCTGGACCCCTCGGGATTTCTGGATGGGGTGGCGATTGGTCAGATTTCACCGGGACCCGTCGTGCTGACCAGCAGCTTTGTGGGATATCAAGCCGGCTGGGCAGAGGCTGGGCTGTCCACAGCGTTCCTCGGTGCAGCTGCTGCAACGCTCGGGATCTTCCTGCCGAGCTTTCTGTTCATCCTGGTTGGCACACCCATCCTCCAACGATTGCGACGGCAGCCCCAGGTTCAGACCTTCCTTTCCGGGTTAACGGCTGGCGTTCCTGGAGCAGTGGGAGGTGCTGCCCTGCCGTTAACGCTCACCGCCCTGCAGACCGGAGAAGCTCTGATTCAGGTTCCGCTCTTCTGCGCGGCGTTGAGTCTGAGTGTCAGCAACAGGATGCAACCACTACCGCTGATCGGAATCACACTGCTGATTGGCGTTCTGTTCGGATGGCTGACGTAA